A genomic region of Thermotoga sp. Ku-13t contains the following coding sequences:
- a CDS encoding EAL domain-containing protein: MRVPFPEFPFSAKKIIVFVPRSDYLNYLLLKFRDVFKDDVELTYSEDYISFEMAFDEFIDLSISTQEFTEMEMHKLMILPLDQNETFSLKSLKKMRPLQYWIDLRKAEGLKFILENETLVTYFQPIVNCVAGEIVMYECLSRGFDKDGKMISPQPLFELAESLNVFLELNRLAVTKALEKAKIKNVEKPICINFPPEALLDPDFVYREIANHLENLGMKPEQIIFEITEQKTGIEYVESFVIKTLQEKGIKIAIDDAGNGFSSLRRLTELKPDIIKIDMNLIRDVDKNRLKRYMVEALFSAGSKSGAKVIAEGVETIEEYKTLRHLGVELMQGFLFAKPEPDPVQSVHLPL; this comes from the coding sequence ATGAGGGTACCTTTTCCAGAATTTCCGTTCTCGGCGAAAAAAATCATCGTATTCGTTCCTCGCTCTGATTATCTCAATTATTTACTTCTCAAATTCCGAGATGTCTTCAAAGACGATGTAGAACTCACCTATTCAGAGGACTATATATCCTTTGAAATGGCATTCGACGAATTCATAGATCTTTCGATTTCCACCCAAGAGTTCACAGAGATGGAAATGCATAAATTAATGATACTTCCCCTGGATCAGAATGAGACATTTTCGTTGAAAAGTCTGAAGAAAATGAGGCCTTTGCAGTACTGGATCGACTTAAGGAAAGCAGAAGGCCTGAAATTTATTCTCGAGAACGAAACTCTTGTCACATACTTCCAGCCTATCGTGAACTGTGTAGCTGGCGAAATTGTTATGTACGAATGCCTCTCACGAGGTTTCGATAAGGACGGAAAGATGATATCACCACAGCCTCTCTTTGAACTCGCAGAGAGTCTGAACGTATTTCTAGAACTGAATCGACTTGCTGTTACAAAGGCGCTGGAAAAAGCTAAAATAAAGAATGTTGAGAAACCCATTTGTATAAACTTCCCCCCAGAAGCCCTCCTCGATCCAGATTTTGTCTACAGAGAAATAGCAAACCATCTTGAAAATTTAGGAATGAAGCCAGAACAGATAATTTTTGAAATAACTGAACAAAAAACTGGAATAGAGTATGTCGAAAGTTTCGTAATCAAAACTCTGCAAGAGAAAGGGATAAAGATAGCCATAGACGACGCGGGAAACGGTTTTTCTTCGTTAAGGAGATTGACAGAATTAAAGCCGGACATCATAAAAATCGATATGAACCTTATCAGAGATGTCGATAAAAATCGACTGAAACGCTACATGGTCGAGGCACTATTTTCTGCTGGGAGTAAATCTGGCGCGAAAGTGATAGCAGAAGGCGTGGAAACGATCGAAGAGTATAAAACTCTTCGCCACTTGGGTGTCGAATTGATGCAGGGATTCCTTTTTGCAAAACCGGAACCAGACCCGGTTCAAAGTGTTCATCTACCCTTGTGA
- a CDS encoding FtsX-like permease family protein: protein MTESILKIAFRNFRVHIKTVIVLIVGIGVPAMLIVGGLSINDTIANWITSSFSKNFDPADAFVENRRNNIFMKIALDEQIVSSLKDFPTVEKILPVSETLGRIEFDGKTLDCLIIALRPEDLQSFLGKRVDLSEGRIIVSKTIADFLSLSRNSKITVNIGAGEEQFVVGQIGEEGFLNFRGENLHYAGTIFVHVDDLSKAMSFPTRVYLDLRGEIKEHQAIIEELRRSLNVRAVAMKADLLNSPATKALGYLTIAFSGFSILASFVLVYLFAQSFVEERTTVMATLRILGMKANHIAATLLIEGLAYLVVSGIFGGTLGVFLARYLLNRFLATTSVFSASFGPIFDDLQLYVSPMTVFLGVSAGLIVPILIFARRILQITRKSPVQMLSAFQSESHSSTFGKFGKIIGAGMCAFGIFLLFTLKSFWLFGLLSIFVGLFLVVFHPAVSLVLGIVAIVVVSYSAPSEVIGGWEILQRGAVFFVGSWLIFIYAIVLIREIFLKKLLRRSVSSFIALSYVERNLRNSFIIASMFSLIVFVMILVVTIPHNVQNFVQDRLKNGLFGYDFMVVRNPLKLIFLKSEIEVAEGLTSYSRIYVAEFENDMIAFVDESFLQNALVPFETNKRWRERLLEPGKAIVGYSQKDEASNLVGKTVTGRVKSPFRIGGARVMDFEIVDTFDMRQAMVPVKYVASINSMPKEVRVIPVLLAKIEPQKVAEAKNFYSKLFDFPIYINEELNRLFTGINMLIQTAIALLYFGLISGFSGIAFHSLRSVIVRKRLIGTLRAVGMSNRSVSMAFILENIVIASLGIVVGCFAGYLESRDISRLIFTLFGSGEFSFPLSNFLILLVAIYAVIIVVVSLPIVLTKKSPAEALRAPD, encoded by the coding sequence ATGACAGAGTCGATCCTCAAGATAGCCTTTCGAAACTTCAGAGTGCACATCAAAACCGTGATCGTGCTCATCGTCGGGATCGGTGTTCCTGCGATGCTCATAGTCGGTGGTCTTTCCATAAACGACACGATCGCGAACTGGATCACTTCGAGTTTTTCGAAAAACTTTGATCCTGCCGATGCTTTCGTGGAGAACAGAAGAAACAACATCTTCATGAAAATAGCCCTGGACGAACAAATTGTTTCTTCCCTGAAAGATTTCCCTACCGTTGAGAAAATCCTTCCCGTTTCAGAGACGCTTGGCAGAATCGAGTTCGATGGGAAAACTCTGGACTGTCTGATCATCGCACTCAGGCCCGAAGATCTTCAAAGTTTTCTGGGAAAGAGAGTCGATCTTTCTGAAGGAAGAATCATCGTTTCGAAAACGATCGCAGACTTTCTGAGCCTCTCTAGGAACAGCAAGATCACCGTCAACATCGGCGCGGGTGAGGAACAATTCGTTGTAGGACAGATCGGTGAAGAAGGTTTTTTGAACTTTCGCGGTGAAAACCTTCACTACGCAGGAACCATCTTCGTTCACGTGGACGATCTTTCAAAAGCTATGAGTTTTCCAACAAGGGTGTATTTGGACCTGCGCGGAGAAATAAAGGAACACCAAGCGATAATCGAGGAACTGAGAAGAAGTTTGAACGTGAGAGCCGTCGCCATGAAGGCAGACTTGCTGAATTCACCTGCCACGAAAGCTTTAGGTTATCTGACAATCGCCTTCAGTGGTTTTTCCATCCTGGCATCCTTCGTTTTGGTCTATCTTTTCGCTCAGAGCTTTGTCGAAGAAAGGACCACGGTCATGGCGACTTTGAGAATACTTGGCATGAAGGCGAACCACATAGCTGCAACCCTTTTGATAGAAGGTTTGGCTTACCTTGTGGTGTCTGGAATCTTTGGTGGAACGCTGGGCGTTTTTCTGGCGAGGTACTTGCTGAACAGATTTCTGGCAACGACCAGCGTTTTCAGTGCCAGTTTTGGACCAATCTTTGACGATCTTCAGCTTTACGTTTCTCCCATGACGGTGTTTCTCGGTGTTTCAGCCGGCTTGATCGTTCCGATTCTGATATTCGCAAGAAGGATTCTTCAGATAACTCGTAAATCTCCCGTGCAAATGCTTTCAGCTTTTCAATCAGAATCGCACAGTTCCACGTTTGGAAAGTTCGGAAAAATCATCGGTGCAGGAATGTGTGCCTTTGGTATCTTTCTATTGTTCACTTTGAAGAGCTTCTGGCTTTTCGGTCTGCTCTCGATCTTCGTAGGATTGTTCTTGGTGGTCTTTCATCCGGCAGTTAGTTTGGTGCTTGGGATCGTCGCGATCGTTGTGGTGAGCTATTCGGCTCCAAGTGAAGTTATTGGTGGATGGGAGATTCTTCAAAGAGGAGCGGTTTTCTTCGTTGGAAGCTGGTTGATCTTCATATACGCGATCGTGCTCATAAGAGAGATCTTTTTGAAAAAGCTTTTGAGACGATCTGTTTCGAGCTTCATAGCGCTCTCGTACGTTGAGAGGAACTTGAGAAATTCTTTCATCATAGCCTCGATGTTCAGTTTGATCGTCTTTGTCATGATTTTGGTCGTTACGATCCCGCACAACGTTCAGAACTTCGTTCAAGATCGGCTGAAGAACGGCCTTTTCGGCTACGATTTCATGGTGGTTCGAAACCCGTTGAAGCTGATCTTTTTAAAAAGCGAAATCGAAGTTGCGGAAGGCCTGACCAGTTATTCGAGGATCTACGTTGCGGAATTCGAAAACGATATGATAGCCTTCGTCGATGAAAGCTTCTTGCAAAACGCGCTGGTGCCGTTCGAAACCAACAAGCGGTGGCGCGAAAGATTGCTAGAACCTGGCAAGGCAATCGTTGGATATTCTCAAAAGGATGAAGCTTCGAACCTGGTTGGTAAAACGGTCACAGGGAGGGTTAAATCTCCCTTCAGAATAGGCGGAGCAAGAGTGATGGATTTTGAGATCGTCGATACTTTCGACATGAGACAGGCGATGGTTCCGGTCAAATACGTTGCCTCGATCAACAGTATGCCGAAGGAAGTTCGTGTCATACCCGTGCTGCTTGCCAAGATCGAGCCTCAGAAAGTTGCCGAGGCGAAGAACTTTTACAGTAAACTCTTTGACTTTCCCATCTACATAAACGAAGAACTCAACAGGCTCTTCACTGGAATAAACATGCTCATTCAAACCGCGATCGCGCTGCTCTACTTCGGACTGATAAGCGGTTTCAGTGGGATCGCTTTTCATTCGCTCAGGAGCGTCATCGTCAGGAAACGTTTGATCGGCACCCTCAGGGCTGTTGGAATGTCCAATAGGAGCGTTTCTATGGCTTTCATTCTCGAAAACATCGTCATAGCGTCTCTGGGGATTGTGGTTGGATGCTTTGCAGGTTATCTGGAATCGAGGGATATTTCCAGATTGATCTTCACCCTGTTCGGATCCGGGGAATTTTCGTTTCCGCTTTCGAACTTCTTGATTTTGCTTGTGGCCATATACGCCGTGATAATTGTTGTGGTGTCGCTTCCGATCGTTTTGACGAAGAAGAGCCCGGCCGAGGCCTTGAGAGCGCCAGATTGA
- a CDS encoding ABC transporter ATP-binding protein — protein MIVVKNLWKIYGKGEKKVEALRGVDFQIEQGEFVAILGPSGSGKTTLLNCLSGIDSPTEGEIFFDGVEFHRLSEEEKTKFRAQNMGFVFQFFNLIPVLTVLENVELPLRILGQKGKSVTERALEMIKKVGLSGKEDKFPSQLSGGEQQRVAIARALVHNPKIVWADEPTGNLDSETGAAIIELLETIRLENRTTLVVVTHDEKIAQKADRIFLFRDGKILRIIKKGESSG, from the coding sequence GTGATAGTGGTCAAAAACCTCTGGAAGATTTACGGAAAAGGTGAAAAGAAGGTCGAAGCCCTCAGGGGCGTGGATTTTCAGATAGAACAAGGCGAGTTCGTGGCGATATTGGGTCCGTCAGGCTCTGGAAAGACGACCTTGCTGAACTGTCTTTCGGGCATAGATTCACCCACCGAGGGGGAAATCTTCTTCGACGGGGTTGAGTTTCACCGTTTGAGCGAAGAGGAAAAGACGAAGTTCAGGGCGCAGAACATGGGCTTCGTTTTCCAGTTCTTCAATTTGATACCGGTCCTCACAGTTCTTGAGAACGTCGAACTGCCTCTGAGGATTCTCGGCCAGAAAGGAAAGAGCGTGACCGAAAGGGCACTCGAAATGATCAAGAAGGTGGGACTTTCTGGAAAAGAGGACAAGTTCCCATCGCAGCTTTCTGGGGGAGAACAACAGAGGGTTGCTATCGCGAGAGCTTTGGTTCACAATCCCAAGATCGTATGGGCGGACGAACCGACGGGCAATCTTGATTCAGAAACCGGAGCGGCGATCATCGAACTGCTCGAAACGATCCGCTTGGAAAACAGAACCACCCTGGTGGTCGTCACCCACGATGAAAAGATCGCTCAGAAGGCAGACAGAATCTTCCTCTTCAGAGACGGAAAGATACTGAGAATAATAAAAAAAGGTGAAAGCTCAGGCTGA
- a CDS encoding tripartite tricarboxylate transporter substrate binding protein gives MKKLLVAVSLILATLLLAAYPDRPITFIIQAAPGGASDMVSRTIAAIAQEILKVPINCINITGASGAIAMKKLQTSKPDGYTMGYVPVELSMVKALGYADFGPQDFDLLMRIMVIPAAVTVRADSQWKTIQEFIDYVKTHPGTVTVGNSGPGSIWHIAALSFEKAIGTKLVHVPFDGAAPAVAALMGGHITAVTVSPTEVKSGVESGQLRILAVMSDERSPLFPDVPTLKELGYDVSVAAWGGLALPKGVDPEVYKILADAFKKAYESETFQKFLRDRGMTPAYLDGEKFREFAISQYNMFMELIPKALGK, from the coding sequence ATGAAGAAACTTCTGGTGGCTGTCTCGCTGATTCTTGCGACCCTGCTTCTTGCGGCCTATCCCGACAGACCCATCACTTTCATCATTCAAGCGGCACCTGGCGGGGCATCAGACATGGTATCAAGAACCATCGCAGCAATCGCACAGGAAATCTTGAAGGTACCAATCAACTGCATAAACATCACGGGCGCGTCTGGGGCAATCGCGATGAAAAAACTTCAAACCAGCAAACCTGATGGCTACACGATGGGGTACGTACCCGTTGAGCTTTCGATGGTCAAAGCTTTGGGATATGCAGACTTTGGGCCACAGGACTTTGATCTACTCATGAGAATAATGGTGATACCCGCAGCAGTAACCGTTCGAGCCGATTCGCAATGGAAGACGATCCAAGAATTCATTGATTACGTAAAAACTCACCCAGGCACGGTGACAGTTGGTAATTCTGGTCCGGGTTCCATCTGGCATATCGCTGCGTTGAGTTTTGAGAAAGCCATCGGTACAAAACTCGTCCATGTTCCGTTCGATGGTGCAGCACCTGCGGTTGCCGCTCTGATGGGAGGACACATCACTGCCGTTACCGTCAGTCCAACCGAGGTCAAATCTGGTGTGGAATCTGGTCAACTGAGAATCCTCGCCGTGATGAGTGATGAGAGATCTCCGCTCTTTCCAGATGTACCGACATTGAAAGAACTTGGTTATGACGTTTCGGTAGCGGCATGGGGAGGCCTTGCACTGCCCAAAGGTGTAGACCCAGAGGTTTACAAAATACTCGCAGATGCGTTCAAAAAAGCGTATGAAAGCGAGACCTTTCAAAAATTCCTCAGGGATAGAGGCATGACACCGGCTTATCTTGATGGTGAGAAATTCAGAGAATTCGCTATATCGCAGTACAACATGTTCATGGAACTCATCCCAAAGGCGTTGGGTAAATGA